A stretch of the Candidatus Cloacimonas sp. genome encodes the following:
- the ruvX gene encoding Holliday junction resolvase RuvX, giving the protein MNEKGRILALDYGEKNIGFALSDPCRIFAKPLFVIANEGFDKLVTKLQEMIAEHQISLLIVGIPYAIDGSVTPKTEECQQLLNNLKAILTIPVEGFDERYSTWEANTELKKMGYNWQQAKSHIDAMAAAMFLKEYLAK; this is encoded by the coding sequence ATGAATGAAAAGGGACGCATTCTTGCCTTGGATTACGGAGAAAAAAACATTGGCTTTGCCCTAAGCGATCCCTGCCGTATTTTTGCCAAACCCTTGTTCGTAATAGCTAATGAGGGTTTTGATAAACTGGTAACCAAATTGCAAGAGATGATTGCCGAGCACCAGATTTCCTTGCTGATAGTTGGAATTCCTTATGCCATTGATGGTTCCGTTACGCCTAAAACCGAAGAATGCCAACAACTTCTAAATAACTTAAAAGCGATCTTAACCATCCCCGTGGAGGGTTTTGATGAACGCTATTCCACCTGGGAAGCCAATACGGAACTGAAAAAAATGGGATATAACTGGCAGCAGGCAAAAAGCCATATAGATGCTATGGCAGCAGCAATGTTTCTGAAAGAGTATTTAGCCAAGTGA
- the mltG gene encoding endolytic transglycosylase MltG, which translates to MKIKKTILTGLAILAGLLILYLAYMVFVPLHSEERIVRIKPGDNARIIGNKLSEAGIIRSKTIFILLTKFRKADRDLKPGSYIFGGNTYLWQTVSRLSKGYSENITITFPEGLSLHQTLQKIDTSGLATYEELANSATNPSLVKNITGFEAMTLEGFLYPETYRFPIEISADSLLAIPAAEFFRRLRKEGIDPVAIPNFYAKLILASIVEKEAGTESEKDIIAGLFMNRMARGMALQSCATVNYLLDLKGIKRSVLTYADTQINSPYNTYLHQGLPPTPICNPSISTIKAVLNPKPSSYLYFFSDRQGKNVFSRTYEEHLAKQRKML; encoded by the coding sequence GTGAAGATTAAGAAAACTATCCTCACCGGCTTGGCAATTCTGGCTGGATTACTTATCCTTTACCTTGCCTATATGGTTTTTGTTCCTTTGCATAGCGAAGAACGCATCGTAAGGATTAAACCGGGCGATAATGCAAGAATAATAGGCAATAAACTTTCTGAAGCGGGAATAATTCGCAGTAAAACAATATTTATATTGCTTACCAAATTTCGGAAGGCAGACAGGGATTTAAAACCCGGAAGTTACATTTTCGGAGGGAATACCTACCTTTGGCAAACGGTTAGCCGTTTAAGCAAAGGATATAGTGAAAACATTACTATAACCTTTCCGGAAGGGCTTTCTCTACATCAAACCCTGCAAAAAATTGATACCAGTGGCTTGGCAACTTATGAGGAACTTGCAAATTCTGCTACCAATCCCTCACTGGTAAAAAATATTACCGGCTTTGAAGCTATGACTTTGGAGGGCTTTCTCTATCCGGAGACCTACCGTTTTCCTATTGAAATTTCGGCAGATTCCCTTCTGGCAATTCCTGCAGCAGAGTTCTTTCGCCGATTAAGGAAAGAAGGTATTGACCCTGTAGCCATCCCGAATTTCTATGCTAAACTAATTCTTGCCTCCATCGTTGAAAAAGAAGCAGGCACAGAAAGCGAAAAAGATATTATTGCCGGACTTTTTATGAATAGAATGGCACGCGGTATGGCACTGCAGTCATGTGCTACGGTAAATTATCTGCTTGATCTCAAAGGTATTAAACGCAGCGTGTTAACTTATGCCGATACGCAAATTAATTCGCCTTATAATACTTATCTTCATCAGGGTTTGCCTCCTACGCCAATTTGCAATCCTTCAATTTCTACTATTAAAGCTGTGCTTAATCCAAAACCAAGTTCCTATCTCTATTTCTTTTCTGATCGGCAAGGGAAAAATGTCTTTTCCAGAACTTATGAAGAGCATTTGGCGAAACAAAGAAAGATGTTGTAG
- a CDS encoding T9SS type A sorting domain-containing protein — MKKYWLIILALTIVTAIFANGSRYEIVAYSEDFESGATGWTHSDGSFSPNNWHIYNFGGTQGNVWWMGDPALAQGTNIGGYYNHQYLVLDTPARTLTTANATLTFKLRHNVETPSANPPYDGWDACNVRISTNGGTTWTPITGNPAYDFSSAYSFGYEHGEGTGIPGWGGVREWTNATFDLSSYVGQSVKIRFAFASDPAYSTGDAPAMFGMMVDDISFGGYSNNGTDDGQMTWTSMVPLGGDIWHLGTDATAPSPTNCMICQNASGTYNVSMLDYLVSPPIELPASGDIRVDFMITGSFTDPDAFPDCDYFGWEFSVNNGVSWHYMSNPYDDPNGNNYVYSDAPSSWASMTESYTLDGFITNYHGQTAIFRWFFQSDADTPSGTGIRIDDFKIYNDVFIAAPENLAATVNGSTVVLTWDEPGSGGGGGEEGWIYYCGEPAGNSIGTNGVADFNVAAKWDALGETNSIYPYVGMNITKIKFVPSEPTTLCTYAVRIWTGAAGVMVYDQPVNTITADAWNEVVLNTPYTIPEATTIMVGYRCNATGGYPAGCDAGPQVEGYGNMIYMNNNWHTLTAESATLTYNWTIQVYVADANGKEYVLGELPMNNSFAEGSFGVSHTELPPTRNVSSYKIYRDGAFLADVAGTSLTYSDTNVPGGPHSYYATAMYGTNESGASNTVNVFVLPASHYELNHDDGTAEEGFSVGPTKLMAVKFSHGGQFNLNYVKVYVHTQGTAGIVVRVYDANGTDGMPGAQVMPQYQYPASSVVAGWNYITLPNPPQMNDQQFYVAILETTNASQIGLDTSSNGYSYKNVSGSWELVQTGEILVHAIVEGGVDINDPSLPPIVLDANNYPNPFNPETTISFSIPVSGPTSVKVYNLKGQLVRNLVNENMNAGYQKVVWNGTDDSHQTVASGIYFYRVNNAGKTITRKMLLAK, encoded by the coding sequence ATGAAAAAGTATTGGCTGATAATCTTAGCCCTTACAATCGTAACTGCGATCTTTGCTAATGGCAGCCGCTATGAAATCGTTGCTTATAGCGAAGATTTTGAATCCGGAGCTACTGGCTGGACTCATTCTGACGGCTCTTTTTCTCCCAATAATTGGCATATTTACAATTTTGGCGGAACTCAGGGAAATGTCTGGTGGATGGGTGACCCGGCTTTAGCTCAGGGAACAAATATTGGCGGTTATTATAACCATCAGTATCTTGTTTTGGATACCCCGGCAAGAACATTAACTACTGCTAATGCCACTTTAACTTTCAAACTGCGTCATAATGTAGAAACCCCTTCTGCCAACCCTCCCTATGATGGTTGGGATGCCTGCAATGTAAGGATTTCCACTAATGGCGGAACCACCTGGACTCCCATAACCGGCAATCCAGCTTATGATTTTTCATCTGCTTATTCTTTCGGTTATGAGCATGGCGAAGGAACAGGAATTCCCGGTTGGGGTGGAGTGCGGGAATGGACTAATGCCACTTTTGACCTCAGCTCTTATGTAGGTCAAAGTGTAAAAATCCGTTTTGCTTTTGCTTCCGACCCTGCTTACAGTACAGGAGATGCACCTGCAATGTTTGGAATGATGGTAGATGATATCAGTTTTGGTGGATACAGTAATAACGGAACGGATGACGGTCAAATGACTTGGACTTCTATGGTTCCACTTGGTGGAGACATTTGGCATTTGGGGACAGATGCAACAGCTCCTTCACCAACTAATTGTATGATTTGCCAAAATGCTTCCGGAACTTATAATGTTAGTATGTTGGATTATCTTGTAAGCCCTCCAATTGAATTACCGGCAAGCGGTGATATACGTGTGGATTTTATGATAACAGGTAGTTTTACAGACCCCGATGCCTTCCCCGATTGTGATTATTTTGGTTGGGAATTTTCTGTAAATAATGGTGTTTCCTGGCACTATATGAGTAATCCTTATGACGATCCTAATGGGAATAACTATGTTTATAGCGATGCTCCAAGTTCTTGGGCTTCAATGACTGAAAGCTATACTCTGGATGGATTTATCACCAATTATCATGGTCAAACGGCAATTTTCCGCTGGTTTTTCCAATCCGATGCTGATACTCCAAGTGGAACAGGTATCCGTATTGATGATTTCAAGATCTACAATGATGTCTTTATTGCTGCTCCCGAAAATTTAGCAGCTACCGTGAATGGAAGCACTGTTGTTCTTACCTGGGATGAACCTGGCAGTGGAGGTGGCGGTGGTGAAGAGGGCTGGATTTATTATTGTGGTGAACCAGCTGGAAATTCCATAGGAACAAATGGTGTCGCTGATTTTAACGTAGCTGCCAAATGGGATGCTTTAGGCGAAACAAACAGTATCTATCCTTATGTGGGAATGAATATTACCAAAATAAAATTCGTTCCTTCAGAGCCCACTACTCTTTGTACTTATGCCGTTCGCATTTGGACAGGAGCTGCTGGAGTTATGGTTTACGATCAACCAGTTAATACTATTACAGCTGATGCCTGGAATGAAGTAGTATTAAATACACCTTATACTATTCCCGAAGCTACCACAATTATGGTTGGTTATCGTTGTAATGCTACAGGTGGTTATCCTGCCGGTTGTGATGCCGGACCTCAAGTTGAGGGCTACGGCAATATGATTTATATGAACAATAATTGGCATACTCTTACGGCTGAAAGCGCTACTCTTACTTATAATTGGACTATTCAAGTGTATGTAGCTGACGCTAATGGCAAAGAATATGTTTTAGGTGAACTGCCAATGAACAATTCCTTTGCTGAAGGCAGTTTTGGTGTTTCCCATACTGAACTTCCTCCCACCAGAAATGTTTCCTCCTATAAGATTTATCGGGATGGTGCTTTTCTTGCTGATGTAGCAGGAACTTCATTAACTTACAGTGATACCAATGTTCCCGGCGGACCTCATAGCTACTATGCTACCGCAATGTATGGTACCAACGAATCCGGTGCTTCCAATACAGTGAATGTTTTTGTGTTACCAGCATCACATTATGAGCTTAATCACGATGACGGAACTGCGGAAGAAGGATTTAGTGTAGGACCCACCAAGCTTATGGCAGTTAAATTCAGCCATGGCGGCCAGTTTAATTTGAATTATGTAAAAGTATATGTTCACACTCAAGGAACAGCAGGTATTGTTGTTCGTGTTTATGATGCCAACGGAACAGATGGAATGCCTGGAGCTCAAGTTATGCCTCAATATCAGTATCCCGCAAGTTCAGTAGTTGCCGGTTGGAACTATATTACTTTGCCTAATCCACCGCAAATGAACGATCAACAATTCTATGTTGCAATTCTGGAGACAACTAATGCCTCGCAAATAGGATTGGATACCAGCTCCAATGGTTACAGCTACAAAAATGTGAGTGGTTCCTGGGAACTTGTCCAAACAGGTGAAATTCTTGTCCATGCCATAGTAGAAGGTGGAGTTGATATCAATGATCCTTCCCTTCCACCTATCGTTCTGGATGCGAATAACTATCCTAATCCCTTCAATCCTGAAACGACTATCAGCTTCAGCATACCTGTTAGCGGACCAACCAGCGTGAAGGTTTATAACCTGAAAGGACAGCTGGTTCGTAACCTGGTAAACGAAAATATGAATGCCGGTTATCAGAAAGTTGTTTGGAACGGCACGGATGATAGTCACCAAACAGTAGCCAGCGGAATTTATTTCTACCGTGTAAATAATGCCGGTAAAACAATAACCCGCAAAATGCTGCTGGCAAAGTAG